In Rutidosis leptorrhynchoides isolate AG116_Rl617_1_P2 chromosome 2, CSIRO_AGI_Rlap_v1, whole genome shotgun sequence, one genomic interval encodes:
- the LOC139887993 gene encoding putative F-box protein At4g29970 — protein sequence MNRFNTSIQDLSDYHIIEILVRLPVKTIIHCKCVCRDWLNLIIDSHFINLHLTKSPECFMLFDDDDYSMDPEPKPPSLRLLEIQEEHGHYHLHHVPIVSLYLNLAPIFQNTPPFVEGSVNGLICLTSDDKAYIGTFLNNHIHWNIRDYEDPHNNILTFDIDNETFKLFPSPPVGIWYQQLLAKASIDQSKCLPEYKVVSTPGKFDGWKNFDDVFFRETLDDTGVIVNPIGEMEDVAHSFCGHQ from the exons ATGAATAGGTTCAATACATCCATACAAGACTTATCAGATTATCACATCATTGAGATTCTTGTTAGACTTCCTGTCAAAACAATCATCCACTGCAAATGCGTTTGCCGTGATTGGCTGAATCTTATTATCGACTCTCATTTTATCAATCTTCACCTCACCAAATCACCTGAATGTTTCATgctttttgatgatgatgattatagtaTGGACCCTGAACCTAAACCACCATCTTTGAGGTTGTTAGAGATTCAAGAGGAACATGGACACTATCATTTACACCATGTTCCAATCGTGAGTCTTTATCTTAATCTTGCTCCCATTTTTCAAAATACTCCACCGTTTGTGGAGGGCTCAGTTAATGGTTTGATATGTTTGACAAGTGATGATAAGGCATACAT CGGAACGTTCTTGAATAACCACATTCATTGGAATATTCGTGACTATGAAGATCCTCATAACAATATTCTCACATTCGATATTGATAACGAGACGTTTAAGTTATTTCCGTCTCCTCCAGTAG GAATATGGTATCAACAACTCCTGGCAAAAGCAAGTATTGATCAATCAAAGTGTTTGCCGGAATATAAGGTGGTTAGCACTCCAGGGAAGTTTGATGGATGGAAGAATTTTGATGATGTCTTTTTCAGGGAAACTCTTG ATGATACTGGTGTTATTGTGAATCCTATTGGAGAAATGGAAGATGTCGCACACTCATTTTGTGGGCATCAGTGA
- the LOC139891031 gene encoding SNF1-related protein kinase regulatory subunit beta-2-like yields the protein MGNVSGREEKSGQFNQEDYYMEYGHTQAQVNNSSSSSSSSYPVHMVQHPKAPASHSQDPNQTMHTQDDKFSETSKQYRSLNQEKSIPAVINWIHGGTNVAIEGSWDNWKTRELLERSGHDFSIVKVLNFGVYHYRFVVDGQWTFAPELPYECDNLGNKFNILELKDYYPENVDRHHELECPSSPLSSYNNATFTSEDFGEKFPELPPLLQQTPLNQRSSSKKDFQKPLSANLNHLYIQRDGNNQPVVALSSTQRFRTKFVTTVLYKPFKKVKK from the exons ATGGGTAATGTTAGTGGCAGAGAAGAAAAGAGTGGACAGTTTAATCAGGAGGATTACTACATGGAATATGGACATACCCAGGCACAAGttaacaacagcagcagcagcagcagcagcagctatCCTGTGCATATGGTTCAACATCCTAAG GCCCCTGCTTCTCATTCACAAGATCCTAATCAAACTATGCATACTCAAGATGACAAATTCAGTGAAACATCAAAGCAATATAGATCATTAAATCAAGAAAAGAGCATACCAGCAGTGATCAATTGGATTCACGGTGGCACAAACGTTGCCATCGAGGGATCATGGGATAACTGGAAAACAAG GGAGTTACTAGAGCGTTCGGGCCATGATTTCTCTATCGTTAAGGTGCTAAATTTTGGTGTTTACCATTATCGTTTTGTTGTTGACGGGCAGTGGACTTTTGCTCCAGAATTACCATACGAGTGTGATAATTTGGGTAATAAATTCAACATTTTGGAATTGAAG GATTATTATCCTGAAAATGTGGACAGACATCATGAACTTGAATGTCCTTCATCACCGTTATCAAGCTACAACAATGCAACATTCACATCAGAAGATTTTGGGGAGAAATTTCCTGAATTGCCACCCTTACTACAACAAACGCCTCTAAATCAACGATCTTCATCCAAGAAGGATTTTCAGAAGCCTTTATCGGCCAATTTGAACCATTTGTACATACAGAGAGATGGTAACAATCAACCTGTTGTTGCTTTGAGCTCAACCCAACGATTTCGCACCAAATTTGTGACAACAGTGCTTTACAAGCCATTCAAGAAAGTTAAGAAGTAG